One region of Erwinia tracheiphila genomic DNA includes:
- a CDS encoding carbohydrate binding domain-containing protein produces MTKNLVTNGDFENGLTGWGYSGEPPVVLKEDGISFIRIPAGTFLTQDISPLTIGGKYTFSIKAKASGGFDPNGVMSTRSYNDSTNHEIEPITGEFNVFSSIHSAKVDIKTQIFMLNQGVDQIDGVYLDITNIQFYEN; encoded by the coding sequence ATGACAAAAAACCTTGTAACAAACGGTGATTTTGAAAATGGACTGACTGGATGGGGGTATTCAGGTGAACCACCTGTTGTATTGAAAGAAGATGGAATTTCGTTTATTCGAATTCCGGCAGGCACATTCCTAACTCAGGATATTTCGCCGCTGACTATTGGGGGGAAATATACTTTCTCCATTAAGGCCAAAGCAAGTGGGGGCTTTGATCCTAACGGGGTTATGTCTACCAGAAGTTATAATGATAGTACTAATCATGAAATTGAACCAATTACTGGAGAATTTAATGTGTTTTCTTCAATTCATAGTGCCAAAGTTGATATAAAGACACAGATTTTCATGTTGAACCAAGGGGTAGACCAGATAGATGGTGTTTATCTTGATATTACAAACATCCAATTCTACGAAAACTGA
- a CDS encoding putative hemolysin, producing MNAAAFLFAGVVILLSGCSTNADNEPPQQATAAHVPLRIEISNIAESACTNAWGVIALSRQLDGTSVGMCQLANGRRCGEDALTSGSCRL from the coding sequence ATGAACGCTGCGGCCTTTCTTTTTGCAGGGGTTGTAATATTGCTGTCTGGCTGTAGTACTAACGCCGACAACGAACCGCCACAACAAGCCACGGCAGCTCATGTTCCACTGCGCATTGAAATCTCCAATATTGCGGAAAGCGCCTGTACCAATGCCTGGGGCGTTATTGCATTATCGCGGCAGTTAGACGGCACTTCAGTAGGAATGTGTCAGTTGGCTAATGGTCGTCGCTGTGGTGAAGATGCATTAACCAGTGGTAGCTGCAGACTTTAA
- a CDS encoding putative quinol monooxygenase, translating to MSDKNIRIVAKFISAAGKADELKKVLSAGIKPARAEEGCLHYDLYRSVEDGNVFLFHETWKDAQSVDIHGGQPHTTRSNPGVISYQGQKF from the coding sequence ATGTCAGATAAAAATATTCGTATTGTCGCAAAATTTATCTCGGCGGCGGGTAAGGCTGATGAATTAAAGAAAGTACTGAGTGCTGGCATTAAGCCCGCCAGGGCAGAAGAAGGCTGCCTTCATTATGATCTCTATCGCAGTGTTGAAGATGGCAACGTTTTTCTGTTCCATGAGACATGGAAAGATGCTCAATCCGTCGATATCCACGGCGGTCAGCCGCACACCACCAGAAGTAATCCGGGTGTAATCTCATATCAAGGTCAGAAATTCTGA